TTTGATTCTCTTCGACACCAAAGAAAATAGCTCCAACAACCAGAGCGAGGAATAGTGTGACCACAacctgaagaaaataaaacagggCAGAGACATGTGACAGATGGACAAGATAAGATAGTTCCTTATTAGTGCCACAGCAGAAGATAAGATAAGAGCTAGTCATCCTACAAACTGTCATATTCAGCGCTAACGCAGCAAAGGGCAGATATAACAAGGAAAGTCTAATAGTAAAAGTGCATGTGCTGAATGAATGAACAACCACATCTCTATTATATTCTGGTTGAACCAGCCCCACCAGTTTTGTTGGGCAAAACTATGGTTTGTGCCAGATATATGATGTTACAACTATAGTAAATGCTTTTAATGTTACCTTGTATATAGTATTATATAGTACTTTACCATCACAACTaataaattttttttttgccactccAGACTTCCTCATACAGTACAACAGTTCATGTCTCTGCACCCAGTCACGTGCTTTCTTAGATATACAAAAGATAtacaaaaacataaatgatgTGGCAAAAGCTGCAGGCAAGGCCCAACTCTTGCTGTACAATGATGGATGTTCATTTTGACTTCTTTTTCAATTCACTAATGCTGCTAAGGATACCCTGTCAAGATGCCCATACTCACACTTTTGGATCATATTAAACTGTACATAAAATAACCGCTGTGCCTTCAAATAAACTGGGGTGTGACCGAGACTGTTGAGAACTTGCAGACACAGCAGAAAAAACATGAACCAATAGTTGTATTGAATTTAGTTACTATGAGCAGACACAAACAGTTTGTGAACCCCGACTATCTTCTATGGGCAAGGACAAACTTTGTGAGGTGTTTACCTGAGCGACAGAGGTCTGAGGGTTGAGCATGAGGTTGCGGAAAGTTCTCTTGAGAACCCATTTGAACTGTGTCAGGAAGCTTGTGTTGTAGGTGATGGTTCTGGATGGGGCAGTGCGCTTCCTGTCTTTGTCCTTTATTATCCAATCTAAGACATACGGGTCacatcaaatgaaataaacataCAAAGTTTTCAGTTTCCACTGAAAGAAAGTAGCCTACCTAGTTCTTGTTGAGTCTGTGTGAAGTAGGGACAACTTCTGTATGCTTCCAAAAGTTTGTCCTCAATTCCTTGTCTGGATATCGACTGATCATCTGGATCTTAATTTGTAAAAGAAAGTGCATAAATAGTAACATTTTAGAAGGAGCATCTCTGGCTAAACTAGCAGCACTGAATCTTTGTGAGAATATTGTGTCTCCTGCTGGCTGGAACATCTCTGCATGgcagtttttcttcattttttttcaaaacagctCAAGTTCTGTCAGGCTGCTCTGGGATCAGGCATGAACAGCTATTGTTATGTCCAGCCACAAATGCTACATAGAATCAAGATAAAGCCACCACGACTCTCAATCAAGTTTCCTGGGGTGGTAAACGATTCTAGGTGGGCCGATTCTAGTAGAACTGCAGCAGCCACATTCATAAATACAATAGGAAAGGGGAAGATGGTGAGACAAGGGtgcaacacaaaaaaaaaaaaaaatcctggggAATTCTAAACTGAAATAAGAAAGCATAAATGTATGTGAAGACATGAAACATACATGGTAAATGTTGTAAAAACATGGCAAATGTTTGAaactaaatgtgacaaaatgcgCATGTAGACATGTTTAGTTTCAAAGCATATTTAAAAGAGTGATGTGATTTTTAGTTAGAGCCACTTCTTAAGATATTGAAAACACTATCTGCCATCTTACAGCTATTTAAATGGTAAATATTAAATACAAATACTAAATATTACAtgtaaatgtttcattaaaatgttttaaataacaCTGGCTCTAAATATACATATTATATCTAAATGCTAAATATAAAtgccaaataaaaatgtaaatgtttaatcaaaatCTCTCAGGTGAAGCTATATTATTTTGCTAACTTCAAATTTAAGCTGTCCAGAAGGGAAGTATCAAAGGCAAGTaccaaaaaatgtaaaaatcaaataGGAGAGGGGAGAGGCATTTCCAGGAGATCATCTTTAGGTGGACATTCGGATTATTTGATTGTGCAACAAGTTATTGTCCCAAAAGTAAAATTGTATTCACTATGATTTCAAGTTTCaagaagagaggaaacattTACAGGTTGTTTATGCCTTTTCTACTTTTGTGGAGTCACACAGTAACAGTAACACATGAAACTTTACCATCACAGCCTTCTCTACTGTTGGCAACAGCAGTCGTGTCTCCATTGATGATGTCTAGGAAGAAGTCAGCGGGGTTGTTGTGGGTTTCGCAGGTGTACCCTTTTAagtgaaaacatgttttatacAGGTCCTGTGCAGACTAATATGATGGAGTAATGAAAAGCATGTTCATACCAATGTCTGAGAAGTATGCCAATGCTCTCTGTGCTGGACCATGATAAACCTGAGTATTTTAAATCAACCAAACATGATAATGATGTCACATTTTCAGTAGTTAAAGATGTGATGAAAAACTACTTGATCACAGGcagtgaaaaaaaacacaggttaAAAAGTGTAAATGTTAAATTTTAACTCTGCTTCTTTGACAATTAAAATTAATaatgtgtggaaaaaaatgaCAGCCAAAAGTATTAAATTcctaaaatacatattttttgtCTCATTTAACATTTGCTGTTACCCAAAAGAGGGTAATGTGTGCTCAAAACCACACAATAATAACGAATCAGCTTGTCACTAATCAGAACgcttcatttttaaacattttgaattaataaaaaattaccagaagaaataaaaagccaataaaaacataaagagaAATTTAATGAAAGATTGTCAAAATACTTACTTAAAACTTAGTTACAGAAAGAAGGGGAAATTGAAATACATAAAACTGAAAAGGAAACCTAAAGGAAATGTTCTATATTCATCAGAAACTAAGACCTGTTTGCCATTGACGAGCAGAGTGAGGCTGTCAAATAGCCGGTAGATGGAGTATCGTGGCTGGTGAATGGATAAGATGATGGTGCGACCATTTTTTGCCATCctaaagaaacatttaaacagttttattgatttctttCACATGGAAGAAGGTCAAAAATGTGACAgaatataccgtattttcatgactataaggcgcacctaaaacactgagattttctcaaaaatcgacggtgcgccttataacatggagtgccttgtgtgtggactgagtttcaaaatctgctgtgcgcctttggtggatgcactacagtaaacgctccgccaatcgattagcggcacacctatgcgtaaggatcccctaaaatggcgcaggtcaagcgagacgcgtatgaatgaggcttactttaaactgcaggacatcgaatatgtggctgaaaatggcaatcgagcaatcttagtgttttcgctttatgaggaggcggcatctctccgtaagcgcaaggacaactgttgcgcagcggctgcccgcggattaccaggagagggcggccatcttccctaaccctaaccctaaccaggagagggcggccatcttccctaaccctaaccctaaccaggagagggtggccatcttccctaaccctaaccctaaccaggagagggtggccatcttccctaaccctaaccctaaccaggagagggcggccatcttccctaaccctaaccctaaccaggagagggtggccatcttccctaaccctaaccctaaccaggagagggtggccttCCGCActtactgccgcgacaagataaccgcgcccagccacatcaccaacatggatgagatccctctgacttttgacatccctttgacccacaaagtggagaaaaagggaccggcacggtggcgatacgtacaacggggcacgagaagtcgtcgttcaccgtggttcttggctgccacggaaacggacagagcgctggatgacggaaggcaaacactccttcacaaagactatgaggcagcggcgggcaagttatgccaccatatgcgggtggattgtagacgcatgggctatgataccatcttcatgtattggaagagctttcacaaagtCAATGCTGATGCCGGTGAGTCCGATTAAGATGAttaagatgaggaagaggaattcaggatgttggacattgaaatagtgcagctgtttaattcagatacagaagatgaaaactatgatggttttgtggcagaagaatgaatattttgttcaataaatgtgtcgaaactcactgttttacttccgttgtcattttttaatgtatgtttcagcatgcgcctaataatacggtgcgccttatgtatgttttaaatacagaaatagcacccataactgagactgcgccttttaatacagtgcgccttatggtcgtgaaaatatggtacttGAATCCAGAGACTGTACCACAAAATTTTAGATACAACTTGACCATAGGACTCCTGTATTCTAGCATGCttgcaaagaagaaaaacagaatgtTATTGTTAACGTGCTAATTTTATTTCTGCTGATCTCAAAAGTAGATCAAATTTATTCAAAGTTTTAGATGTTCCTCTTTTTGTACTTTGTCTGACCCTGTATTAATGGATTGTCGTATTCTAAGAGTTGTAAGAGTGCTGGGAACTTGCAACTTGGAGTCTCCACGTCCCTCAGACATTCATGACTTGACTCTGACTCAAAACAGACTTTGATTTGGGGATGTGTATTTAAACCCATTTATATAATCCAGAGTTTGAGTTTGATGGATTAGCATTTAAGGGTTTTGAGGTgtagggttaaaaaaaatagagaatCTAATTTGTGcattggtttgtgtgtgtgtgtgtgtgtgtgtgtgtgtgtgtgtgtgtgtgcctctttAGAAGAAGGAGCACAGAGTTAGCTGTGCTTGCATCAAGGCCTGTTGTGGGTTCATCTAAGAAAAGAACGGATGGGTCAATGATCAGCTCCATTCCAATATTggtccttttcctctctccaccTGAGATCCCACGTATGAGCTGTGTGCCAACCTGCAGGATCACAGACAGGGTTCAGTCAAAAAGTTTCAGACTCTCACATTTATTATATATTGTGTTTCTATGcgtaaacaaaaaaatacatcttCTCATTTATCTACACTCAATATTTCCCTATATATCTTTGGGGAAATTTGGAATAAGCCAACATGGCCATAGAAAGTCCCGGACACTTTACttgagctgctgcctctgtgacCTGATCTCGAAtaagcagaagaaaataaatggatgGACAAAACTGTACAATGCCCACAATTATGGTTTCGCAGAACTGCATACACTTCTTTAGTCAAAGGAAGATACAGTCCCATGAAAGGGGAACCAGGCAGATGGATATCAGGCTGGGACGAAACAGAGACTTCATAGACACAAGGCTAGGGAATCTACCAAGGCTGGGACGGAGCAGATAGATGGGGAAAAGGCATGGCTGAAAATGGGAAATCAATCTGGGAATAACTGTTGGAAAGTAAAGCATGAGACAAAAACAATTTAACTGTGTAAATGTTGGGTTTAAATACCAGGTAATCAGGTACATGAAATTCAGTTTGTGACTGAGGATAGGATAACATGTGTAATGGCTTGTACTGAATGTGGCGGAGCAGAATGTGACAGATCCATGTTTAGTGGGCACTACCTAGTCTCCTCTTACTGTATCTGCttttaaagcagcagatttaTTGTGTCCATGAAGCTTATGAATATAGTAAATTGAAGAGTGCAGTATGTATACCGAACTTTCATTTGTCCTATGAAAAGATATCATAAAATTGTAGCAAAGTTGTTGAGATATCCCAATCCAATTTGTATATGGGAAATATATTTTGTTATCTGTTTCTGATGgagctttgtgtttgtttccctTGTTTTCCAGTCTCCTCACCCTTGAGTCAGCCACCCggcccagtcccagctcctcaATGAGCTTGTTGACTTTTTGCTGCTTCTCCTTTTGAGTCACGTAGGTGGGGAGGCGCAGTGCTGCAGAAAAGTTCAGGTTCTCTCTGACTGTCAGTGTTCCCATCACCACATCATCCTAGACATGAAAAAAATAGTCGTATTTCCTGACAGAAAGTTGGATCTAAACTGgtttaatgatgatgattatgatgtaTTTATCTGAAATAGTTAtactttcatttcctgtctcactCACTTGCACTACATATCCAGACAGACACTTGAAGTTTGGAGGTTGAGGAGCTCCATTAATAAGAACCTCTCCCATTAGGCCTGCAGGATCCTTCCTGGCGGCTAGAATATCTAGAAATCTGAAAGATAACCAACCTGGCACATTCATGTACTTGGAGTTTTTTGCACAATAGAATTGcaataaaaaacattaaaaatgatgaagaaaTACAGTATATTGAAATGTAACTTTAAAGCAAGGCAAAGGAACTTACGAGGacttcccacttcctgttgctcccATGATGGCGTTTAACCCGGGCTTCATAATCCCACTATAATTTATTCCAGAGAAATGAAAATCCTTAGTTATAGTTATTGTATCACGAATACAAGTTCACATGGTGATTTTGAGAGATTGCaatgttgaaaataaataaaatggatcaATAATTTCTTAAATTATGCTTTTGATTGTTTATTGATGTTATCATTCAGATTTCATACTGAGATGAACACAAGTTGCAATAAAACCGTAAGCTTTGGATCGATGTCAACGATTACCCACTTGGGCAATAAAATtgtaaaagcattaaaaaaaactgtactTTGACCTACAATATTACAGTTTTCAACTCACGCAATGTTTTACAAGCTGTTCATATAACCACAAACATAGCTGTTGTATATAAGATAATCTTCATAGTATCTGAGGGCAGTGGTAGCTAGGTCTGTAGGGGACTTGGCTAAAAAGCAAAGgattcttggttcaagcccttgtgttgaaaaaaaagggatgttTCCATTAGCAGTGTGCATACATACTGCCCAGCGATAAAGTGGTGACTCATTGTGCATCCTTCCCATTACACCAAAAGGGATACAGTGGTTAAGAAGATGGATATGTTATCCACCCCACATTATTACATCAATTAATCACTCCATCACAATAAATACCTGGGGCTGTGATAGCtcagagaagcagaagcagagggttcttggttggagccccagggcagacaaaacatggaagatgttctggtaATAGGGAGACGTGCCAGAACATCTTTACCctaggtacccttgagcaaggtaccaagcccacaaatgctcatataggccCCTGCAATGACCCTACAATGCCTGGATTGCTGTTACagggagccaggcctggggtgGGGCACCTGGTGACTTTGTCCCTGCCCCAATTTGGCCTGTGGAACTCCCCAAGCAGGCTGCAGGGCGGACTATCCTTGGGGCAAAAACTCAAGTCTGAGAGCAGTTTGGGGAAGCCAAATAATGACTATAGGTCTGCTTTGAACAAATTCTGGCAAATCATCTGGCACCTTGGGAGGAGGTAGCAGGTCTTCAATTCCATTGTCTCACCTTAAACTGAGGAAGCAGAGGCTGGGGAGTCTGACTCCGCCATGACCCTTGCTGAAGTTGTTCTTGTTAAGTAGTAGTTGTTATCTGTGGCAAGGCTttgggggtggatgagatctgcccTGAATACCTGAAGTCCTGGATGTTGTAGGGTTGTCTTGGTTGAAACACCTCTGCAGCACCACTTGGTAGTTGTGTTCCAACTAAAGGGGATCACACTTTTCAGCCTGTCTGGGAAGTTCTACGCCAGGTTACTGGAGAGGAGAATTTAGCCAAAATTC
The DNA window shown above is from Takifugu flavidus isolate HTHZ2018 chromosome 10, ASM371156v2, whole genome shotgun sequence and carries:
- the LOC130532643 gene encoding broad substrate specificity ATP-binding cassette transporter ABCG2-like isoform X2; translated protein: MKPGLNAIMGATGSGKSSFLDILAARKDPAGLMGEVLINGAPQPPNFKCLSGYVVQDDVVMGTLTVRENLNFSAALRLPTYVTQKEKQQKVNKLIEELGLGRVADSRVGTQLIRGISGGERKRTNIGMELIIDPSVLFLDEPTTGLDASTANSVLLLLKRMAKNGRTIILSIHQPRYSIYRLFDSLTLLVNGKQVYHGPAQRALAYFSDIGYTCETHNNPADFFLDIINGDTTAVANSREGCDDPDDQSISRQGIEDKLLEAYRSCPYFTQTQQELDWIIKDKDRKRTAPSRTITYNTSFLTQFKWVLKRTFRNLMLNPQTSVAQVVVTLFLALVVGAIFFGVEENQTGSQNRFGALFFIIVNQCFSSLSSAELFISERKLFIHEYISGYYRLSVYFLSKLLSDILMLRTIPAVVFTCVAYFMIGLKMTAEAFFLFMFTVILVAYTSTSMALAISADQTVVAIANIFMTIACVFMMIFAGLLVNLPSIVDWLAWLKYLSIPRYGISALLINEYTGLNFCKGVNISEIPPGVICTGEAFLTGQGVDFSAWGFWQNHVALGIMTTCFLTITYLKLRFIQKFT
- the LOC130532643 gene encoding broad substrate specificity ATP-binding cassette transporter ABCG2-like isoform X1; amino-acid sequence: MSDVQMNIELDLNGARKQQPAGSASQQQGATVSFHNIHYEVKEGGCCLWGKRSLTKSILIDLNGIMKPGLNAIMGATGSGKSSFLDILAARKDPAGLMGEVLINGAPQPPNFKCLSGYVVQDDVVMGTLTVRENLNFSAALRLPTYVTQKEKQQKVNKLIEELGLGRVADSRVGTQLIRGISGGERKRTNIGMELIIDPSVLFLDEPTTGLDASTANSVLLLLKRMAKNGRTIILSIHQPRYSIYRLFDSLTLLVNGKQVYHGPAQRALAYFSDIGYTCETHNNPADFFLDIINGDTTAVANSREGCDDPDDQSISRQGIEDKLLEAYRSCPYFTQTQQELDWIIKDKDRKRTAPSRTITYNTSFLTQFKWVLKRTFRNLMLNPQTSVAQVVVTLFLALVVGAIFFGVEENQTGSQNRFGALFFIIVNQCFSSLSSAELFISERKLFIHEYISGYYRLSVYFLSKLLSDILMLRTIPAVVFTCVAYFMIGLKMTAEAFFLFMFTVILVAYTSTSMALAISADQTVVAIANIFMTIACVFMMIFAGLLVNLPSIVDWLAWLKYLSIPRYGISALLINEYTGLNFCKGVNISEIPPGVICTGEAFLTGQGVDFSAWGFWQNHVALGIMTTCFLTITYLKLRFIQKFT